A genomic region of Candidatus Thermoplasmatota archaeon contains the following coding sequences:
- the cysK gene encoding cysteine synthase A, which produces MARPRVLDNILETVGNTPMVRLNRVVPEGAATVYAKLESFNPTSSVKDRITKAMIEVGERKGKITKDTTIIEPTSGNTGIGLAMVCAVKGYKLILTMPETISIERRKLLAALGAQLVLTPGPDGMKGALKKAEELAASTPNSFVPQQFENKANPWIHRKTTAKEIIRAVDTVDAFVAGVGTGGTITGVGQVLKRKFPNVKIVAVEPEDSPVLSGGKPGPHKIQGIGAGFVPSVLDTTVYDSIIKVPTKDAVETTKALAKMEGLLMGISSGAAAFAALKVAKELGTGKTVVVVLPDTGERYLSTELFAENP; this is translated from the coding sequence ATGGCAAGACCCAGAGTTCTGGACAACATACTCGAAACTGTTGGCAACACGCCCATGGTCAGGCTCAACAGGGTGGTACCTGAAGGGGCTGCGACCGTGTACGCGAAGCTCGAGTCCTTCAACCCGACATCTTCGGTGAAGGACCGTATAACGAAGGCGATGATCGAGGTGGGAGAGAGGAAGGGCAAGATCACGAAGGACACGACGATAATCGAGCCCACATCAGGCAACACGGGAATAGGGCTTGCGATGGTCTGTGCCGTGAAGGGCTACAAGTTGATCCTCACCATGCCCGAGACCATTAGCATCGAGCGGAGGAAACTACTGGCCGCGCTTGGGGCACAGCTCGTGCTCACACCCGGGCCTGATGGGATGAAGGGGGCGCTCAAGAAGGCTGAGGAGCTCGCGGCGTCAACGCCCAACTCGTTCGTCCCGCAGCAGTTTGAGAACAAAGCCAATCCATGGATCCACAGGAAGACGACCGCAAAGGAGATCATCAGGGCTGTTGACACCGTGGATGCCTTCGTAGCTGGAGTTGGCACTGGCGGAACAATTACCGGAGTCGGCCAGGTCCTGAAAAGGAAGTTCCCGAACGTCAAGATCGTCGCCGTCGAACCGGAGGACTCCCCGGTGCTCTCAGGCGGCAAGCCCGGCCCGCACAAAATCCAGGGAATCGGGGCCGGGTTCGTCCCGAGCGTGCTGGACACAACGGTCTATGACTCCATCATCAAGGTCCCGACGAAGGACGCGGTCGAGACGACAAAGGCATTGGCGAAGATGGAGGGATTGCTTATGGGCATCTCTTCAGGAGCTGCAGCGTTCGCCGCCCTCAAGGTCGCCAAGGAATTGGGCACTGGAAAGACGGTCGTGGTCGTGCTGCCAGATACTGGAGAAAGGTATTTGAGCACTGAGCTATTTGCAGAGAATCCATAA
- the cysE gene encoding serine O-acetyltransferase: MSVEEKDDVDIVLERDPAPKSRAEALLFSQGLHAIRLHRSAHRLYLKKRYKTARMINYISRWLTGADIHPGAVIGKNFFIDHATGVVIGETAEIGDNVSIYQGVTLGGVATEKKKRHPTIGNNVVIGAGATILGPVTIGDNVRVGAGSVVVKSVPPNSTVVGVPAKMVQRTGVTTIDLHHEELPDPVVSAFIDMCHSLSEMEYRLEQIENKLGMKHEKIPVPQVPAVKVPELACPVEEKH, from the coding sequence ATGTCGGTCGAAGAGAAGGACGATGTGGACATAGTGCTGGAGCGAGACCCTGCTCCGAAGAGCCGAGCGGAGGCTCTGCTCTTCAGCCAAGGACTGCACGCCATCAGGTTGCACAGGTCTGCCCACCGGTTGTACCTGAAGAAACGGTACAAGACCGCGCGCATGATCAACTACATTTCAAGATGGCTGACCGGTGCGGACATCCACCCGGGGGCCGTTATCGGCAAGAACTTCTTCATAGACCACGCCACAGGGGTCGTCATAGGTGAGACGGCCGAGATCGGAGACAATGTATCGATCTACCAGGGGGTGACCTTGGGAGGAGTGGCCACGGAGAAGAAGAAGCGCCATCCGACCATCGGCAACAATGTGGTCATAGGCGCTGGAGCGACCATCCTCGGGCCCGTTACCATCGGGGACAACGTGAGGGTAGGGGCAGGGTCAGTCGTCGTGAAATCCGTTCCTCCGAACTCGACGGTAGTAGGCGTACCTGCTAAGATGGTCCAGAGGACGGGAGTGACGACCATCGACCTGCACCATGAGGAGCTGCCCGACCCTGTCGTGAGCGCCTTCATCGACATGTGCCACAGCCTATCCGAGATGGAGTACAGGCTGGAGCAGATCGAGAACAAGCTCGGGATGAAGCACGAGAAGATCCCCGTGCCACAGGTGCCGGCGGTCAAGGTCCCGGAGCTGGCATGTCCAGTCGAGGAGAAGCATTAA
- the cysS gene encoding cysteine--tRNA ligase, translating into MALVLFNTLSRTKEPFESLHKGKVGMYVCGVTVYDQSHLGHAKSAINFDVIVRYLRHKGYDVNHVTNFTDVDDKIINRAAELSIEPLKLSQNMIDEYFHDMDALEIRRASVYPKASETMPEIIDMVKGLVDKGYAYESNGSVYFSVKKAKIYGKLSGQSLEQMQAGARVEPAEDKHDPMDFALWKAAKPGEISWDSPWGKGRPGWHIECSAMCLKHIGKTVDIHGGGTELVFPHHENEILQSEAFNDAQFVRFWMHNGLLTIDEEKMSKSLKNFFSIKDILTRFSPEVVRFFILNASYRQPLDYTEKSLEETDKALERLQKTYDSMESALKTAAGNDDAKAICEKAWKQFEERMDDDFSTREAAAVMYELAREANRLQSESRLSKKGAENILKVFDDFNDIFGVLRKTEPATTEGDSKIDLLVKARNDARKRKDFSEADRIRKELAGLGVDTQDTKDGTVWKRK; encoded by the coding sequence ATGGCGCTGGTTTTATTCAACACGCTGTCTAGGACGAAGGAGCCGTTCGAATCGCTGCACAAAGGCAAGGTGGGCATGTACGTGTGCGGCGTGACGGTCTATGACCAGTCGCATCTAGGACATGCCAAGTCCGCCATCAACTTCGACGTCATCGTGCGGTATCTGAGGCACAAGGGGTACGATGTCAACCATGTGACGAACTTCACAGATGTGGACGACAAGATAATCAACCGCGCAGCGGAGCTCAGCATCGAACCACTGAAGCTGTCTCAGAACATGATCGACGAGTACTTCCATGACATGGATGCCCTCGAAATCAGGCGCGCGAGCGTGTACCCGAAGGCGAGCGAGACGATGCCCGAAATCATCGATATGGTCAAGGGGCTCGTCGACAAGGGCTACGCATACGAGTCAAACGGCTCCGTGTACTTCAGCGTCAAGAAGGCGAAGATCTACGGCAAGCTGTCAGGCCAGAGCCTGGAACAGATGCAGGCTGGTGCGAGGGTCGAACCCGCAGAGGACAAGCATGATCCGATGGATTTCGCACTCTGGAAGGCGGCTAAGCCCGGCGAGATCTCCTGGGACAGCCCCTGGGGCAAGGGCCGGCCAGGCTGGCACATCGAATGCTCGGCAATGTGCCTGAAGCACATCGGCAAGACCGTGGACATCCACGGCGGAGGCACGGAACTGGTGTTCCCTCATCATGAGAACGAGATACTCCAGTCAGAGGCTTTCAATGACGCCCAGTTCGTCCGGTTCTGGATGCACAACGGCCTGCTCACGATAGATGAGGAGAAGATGTCCAAGTCGCTGAAGAACTTCTTCTCGATCAAGGACATTCTGACGAGGTTCTCGCCTGAGGTTGTCCGATTCTTCATCCTGAACGCGAGCTACCGGCAGCCTCTGGACTACACCGAGAAGTCCTTGGAGGAGACTGACAAGGCCCTAGAGAGGCTCCAGAAGACCTACGATTCGATGGAGTCCGCGCTCAAGACCGCAGCCGGGAACGACGATGCGAAGGCGATCTGCGAGAAGGCATGGAAGCAGTTCGAGGAGCGCATGGACGACGATTTCTCAACGCGCGAGGCGGCGGCGGTGATGTACGAGCTCGCAAGGGAGGCGAACAGACTCCAGAGCGAGAGCAGGCTGAGCAAGAAGGGTGCAGAAAACATCCTCAAGGTTTTCGATGACTTCAACGACATCTTCGGGGTTCTCCGCAAGACGGAACCTGCGACGACTGAGGGCGATTCCAAGATCGACCTGCTCGTGAAGGCTAGGAACGATGCACGAAAGCGAAAGGACTTCTCCGAGGCCGACAGGATACGCAAGGAGCTGGCCGGGCTGGGCGTCGACACCCAGGACACCAAAGATGGTACTGTATGGAAGCGAAAGTAA
- a CDS encoding radical SAM protein, with amino-acid sequence MEAKVSPNIAKKKAELLAGGPVKIPQDFRLPFLPSRSTAGPGAGAVGVVFAFGNTRAKKPISREVGEFELVDHDGKLSIFRGGKRFITNVELVPTLLHAPFQAFVNIDHACVMGCKFCASPRLGHDITKDLTDEKIVAMVRDASKKEGFESVAFTSAVPESPGMTVKRMAGLVRKVREMLPEVPIGVEPYATRPDEVESLKDSGADEIKLNIESFDRDIFEKICPNRDFDTILHVINHSCEVFGSNRVCSNIIFGLGETDETILEGTKVLANMGAVATLRALRRNEYNILGLEECLGTLVPVTADRMLNLAKEQKKILKSYGLSPLRFKTMCHSCLSCDLVPFWDV; translated from the coding sequence ATGGAAGCGAAAGTAAGTCCCAATATCGCCAAGAAGAAGGCCGAGCTCCTGGCAGGGGGTCCCGTCAAAATCCCCCAGGATTTCAGACTGCCTTTCTTGCCCAGCAGATCCACGGCAGGGCCAGGGGCTGGTGCGGTCGGGGTCGTGTTCGCCTTCGGGAACACCCGAGCAAAGAAACCCATCTCGCGCGAGGTCGGCGAATTCGAATTGGTAGACCATGATGGGAAGCTCTCCATATTCAGGGGAGGCAAGAGATTCATTACCAACGTTGAGCTGGTCCCCACGCTCCTTCATGCCCCGTTCCAGGCATTTGTCAACATAGACCATGCGTGCGTCATGGGCTGCAAGTTCTGCGCATCCCCGAGATTGGGGCACGACATCACGAAGGACCTCACTGACGAGAAGATCGTCGCGATGGTGAGAGACGCATCCAAGAAGGAGGGCTTCGAGTCCGTGGCGTTCACGAGCGCTGTCCCGGAGTCGCCTGGGATGACCGTGAAGCGGATGGCCGGGCTCGTCAGGAAGGTCAGAGAGATGCTGCCAGAGGTTCCCATCGGGGTCGAACCCTATGCCACAAGGCCAGACGAGGTGGAGTCGTTGAAGGATTCTGGCGCTGATGAGATCAAGCTCAACATCGAGTCGTTCGATAGGGACATATTTGAGAAGATCTGCCCGAACAGGGACTTCGACACGATACTGCATGTCATCAACCATTCGTGCGAGGTCTTCGGATCGAACAGAGTGTGCTCGAACATCATCTTCGGGCTCGGCGAAACGGACGAGACCATCCTAGAAGGGACCAAGGTCCTGGCGAACATGGGAGCTGTTGCCACTCTCAGAGCTTTGAGAAGGAACGAGTACAACATCCTAGGGTTGGAGGAATGCCTTGGAACTTTGGTGCCAGTCACAGCCGACAGAATGCTGAATCTGGCCAAGGAGCAGAAGAAGATCCTGAAGAGCTATGGCCTGTCGCCGTTGAGGTTCAAGACGATGTGCCACAGTTGTCTATCGTGCGACCTCGTGCCGTTCTGGGACGTGTAG